A window of the Camelus dromedarius isolate mCamDro1 chromosome 5, mCamDro1.pat, whole genome shotgun sequence genome harbors these coding sequences:
- the RPL4 gene encoding large ribosomal subunit protein uL4 encodes MACARPLISVYSEKGESSGKNVTLPAVFKAPIRPDIVNFVHTNLRKNNRQPYAVSELAGHQTSAESWGTGRAVARIPRVRGGGTHRSGQGAFGNMCRGGRMFAPTKTWRRWHRRVNTTQKRYAICSALAASALPALVMSKGHRIEEVPELPLVVEDKVESYKKTKEAVLLLKKLKAWNDIKKVYASQRMRAGKGKMRNRRRIQRRGPCIIYNEDNGIIKAFRNIPGITLLNVSKLNVLKLAPGGHVGRFCIWTESAFRKLDELYGTWRKAASLKSNYNLPMHKMLNTDLSRILKSPEIQRALRAPRKKIHRRVLKKNPLKNLRIMLKLNPYAKTMRRNTILRQAKNHKIRMDKAAAALQAKSDDKGVPGKKPVVGKKGKKVAGVKKQKKPVVGKKAAATKKPAADKKPAADKKPAADKKPAADKKPAADKKPTTEEKKAVA; translated from the exons ATG GCGTGTGCTCGCCCACTGATATCAGTGTACTCTGAAAAGGGGGAGTCATCTGGCAAAAATGTCACTTTGCCTGCCGTGTTCAAGGCTCCCATTCGACCAGATATTGTGAACTTTGTTCACACCAACTTGCGCAAAAACAACAGACAGCCCTATGCTGTCAGTGAATTAGCAG GTCATCAAACTAGTGCTGAGTCTTGGGGTACTGGCAGAGCTGTAGCTCGAATCCCCAGGGTTCGAGGTGGTGGGACTCACCGCTCTGGCCAGGGTGCTTTTGGAAAT ATGTGTCGTGGGGGGCGCATGTTTGCACCAACCAAGACTTGGCGACGTTGGCACCGGAGAGTCAACACAACGCAGAAGCGATATGCCATCTGCTCTGCACTGGCTGCCTCGGCCTTACCAGCGCTGGTCATGTCTAAAG GTCATCGTATTGAGGAAGTTCCTGAACTTCCCTTGGTGGTTGAAGATAAAGTTGAAAGCTACAAGAAGACCAAGGAGGCTGTTTTACTTCTGAAGAAACTTAAGGCATGGAATGATATCAAAAAG GTCTATGCCTCTCAGCGAATGAGAGCGGGCAAAGGCAAAATGAGAAACCGGCGCCGTATCCAGCGCAGGGGACCCTGCATCATCTACAATGAGGACAATGGTATCATCAAGGCCTTCAGAAACATCCCTG gaATTACTCTGCTTAATGTAAGCAAGTTGAACGTTTTGAAACTTGCTCCTGGTGGGCATGTGGGGCGTTTCTGCATTTGGACTGAAAGTGCCTTCCGCAAGTTAGATGAGCTGTATGGCACGTGGCGTAAAGCTGCCTCCCTGAAGAGTAACTACAA cctcCCCATGCACAAGATGCTCAATACAGACCTTAGCAGAATCTTGAAAAGCCCAGAAATCCAAAGAGCCCTCCGAGCACCACG CAAGAAGATTCATCGCAGAGTTCTGAAGAAGAATCCactgaaaaacctgagaatcATGTTGAAGCTAAACCCATATGCAAAGACCATGCGACGGAACACCATACTTCGCCAGGCTAAGAAT CACAAGATCCGAATGGATAAAGCGGCAGCAGCACTACAAGCCAAATCAGACGATAAGGGGGTTCCAGGCAAGAAgcctgtggtgggaaagaaaggaaagaaggttgCTGGTGTTAAAAAGCAGAAGAAGCCTGTGGTGGGAAAAAAGGCTGCAGCGACCAAGAAGCCAGCAGCTGACAAAAAGCCAGCAGCTGACAAAAAGCCTGCAGCTGACAAGAAGCCAGCAGCTGACAAGAAGCCAGCAGCTGACAAGAAGCCTACcacagaagaaaagaaggctGTTGCATAA